A single window of Solenopsis invicta isolate M01_SB chromosome 3, UNIL_Sinv_3.0, whole genome shotgun sequence DNA harbors:
- the LOC105203946 gene encoding epoxide hydrolase 4, giving the protein MIAADDKIVRATTFETIELHILSFVYGLYLLGLRFLKWIWDPKKFFMLRQRDQPPPCLVDNSLGTHSYVKIKGVKFHYVEAGDKTKPLVLLLHGFPDCWLTWRKQIPCLAEHYRVVAIDLKGFGDSDKPLNRRSYKVEILIDELKQFILTLGVKTCNIIGHDLGGLLGWYMVALHKDLIYKFVAISSPHPNFYWNRVSGNSALDRKWIHFSRLPFLPEIDVLKEDLSIINDIYQHLQISQDNIEKSYVEAYKYAFSRKEDWTGPINYYRNLPFTRLNIDSGEQIDNKTLLLVGNMDPFVTIESIIQSAEHVEVSRVKIISEAQHFPHQEKSDAVNKAIIKFLLGTTYNLAPSKTPAKSLVSSWLGSLGNTVKYGNHMIDAMHKRTNNIVNVLPNKAFYLGQTS; this is encoded by the exons ATGATCGCCGCAGATGACAAGATCGTGCGCGCCACGACGTTCGAGACGATCGAGCTGCACATCTTGTCGTTCGTTTACGGCCTGTACCTGTTGGGTCTACGATTCCTCAAATGGATATGGGACCCCAAGAAGTTCTTCATGCTGCGACAACGGGACCAGCCGCCACCGTGTCTGGTCGATAACAGTCTTGGCACGCATTCCTACGTGAAAATCAAG GGTGTTAAATTCCATTATGTGGAAGCGGGAGACAAGACTAAACCACTCGTGTTGTTATTACATGGATTCCCAGACTGCTGGTTAACTTGGAGAAAACAGATTCCATGTCTCGCGGAACATTATAG AGTAGTGGCTATAGATTTAAAGGGATTTGGTGATAGCGACAAACCGCTCAACAGGCGATCTTATAAAGTCGAAATTTTAATAGACGAGTTGAAACAATTCATCTTGACTCTTGGTGTGAAAACTTGTAATATAATTGGCCACGACTTAGGAGGACTTTTGGGATGGTATATGGTCGCTTTACACAAAGATCTCATTTATAAATTCGTAGCCATCTCGAGTCCGCATCCCAATTTCTATTGGAATAGAGTATCAGGAAATTCCGCATTAGACAGAAA ATGGATACATTTCAGTCGACTACCATTTCTGCCAGAAATAGATGTACTAAAAGAGGacttatcaattattaatgatatttatcaACATCTTCAAATATCTCAGGATAACATAGAGAAAAGCTATGTTGAAGCGTATAAATATGCCTTTAGTAGAAAAG AGGATTGGACAGGACCGATTAATTATTACCGTAACCTTCCGTTCACAAGACTGAATATAGATAGTGGAGAACAAATTGATAACAAAACGCTGCTTTTAGTCGGAAATATGGATCCTTTTGTAACGATAGAGAGCATTATTCAAAGTGCTGAACACGTAGAAGTGTCCAGGGTTAAAATTATATCAGAGGCGCAGCATTTTCCGCATCAAGAAAAATCAGATGCCGTAAATAAGGCAATCATTAAATTTCTATTAG GCACAACATATAATTTGGCGCCCTCGAAAACACCTGCAAAGAGTCTCGTGTCTTCCTGGCTAGGATCTTTAGGTAACACCGTTAAGTATGGCAATCATATGATTGACGCTATGCATAAACGAACTAATAATATTGTGAACGTGTTGCCcaataaagcattttatttGGGACAAACAAGTTAA